The following coding sequences are from one Alosa alosa isolate M-15738 ecotype Scorff River chromosome 3, AALO_Geno_1.1, whole genome shotgun sequence window:
- the LOC125291977 gene encoding uncharacterized protein LOC125291977, which produces MALPSKTTTCFLQILVFAVPLSMASQINATVGQSVLLPCFIPPPAVPLKDTRVYWQTVEVSVDDNPLLLHFINKGVEEPQHQALQYQNRTALDLSQVAKGNLSLELKNVTEADNQTTICCLYSTTKEPTPTELSCITLMVLPITDAAPDPQSFPGWATGLLIGALLLVVLLACGAVIFYKVHQRRTGQWDSTDAGANQDEEAGELENLTANGTANSTENGTANSMENSTENSTANGTANSTANSMENSTANGTANSMENSTANGTANSMENGTENGTANGKQP; this is translated from the exons CAGTCCCTCTCAGTATGGCCTCCCAGATCAATGCCACTGTGGGCCAGTCAGTGCTGCTGCCCTGCTTCATCCCCCCTCCAGCCGTACCTCTGAAGGACACCCGGGTCTACTGGCAAACAGTTGAGGTCAGTGTAGATGACAACCCTTTGCTGCTCCACTTCATCAACAAGGGTGTGGAGGAGCCTCAACACCAGGCTCTTCAGTATCAGAACCGGACCGCTCTGGACCTCAGTCAGGTGGCTAAAGGAAACCTGAGTCTGGAGCTGAAGAACGTGACAGAGGCGGACAACCAGACCACCATCTGCTGCCTTTACTCCACGACAAAGGAGCCGACGCCAACGGAACTCAGCTGCATCACACTGATGGTGCTGCCGATAACTGATGCTG CTCCAGACCCTCAGTCCTTTCCAGGCTGGGCTACAGGGTTGCTGATAGGGGCTCTTCTCCTGGtggttttgcttgcttgtggaGCAGTAATATTCTACAAAG TTCATCAAAGACGGACAGGGCAATGGGACAGTACAG ATGCTGGAGCCAATCAAGATGAAGAGGCAGGGGAACTTGAGAATTTGACAGCGAACGGCACTGCTAACAGCACAGAGAACGGCACAGCGAACAGCATGGAGAACAGCACGGAGAACAGCACAGCTAACGGCACAGCGAACAGTACAGCGAACAGCATGGAGAACAGCACAGCTAACGGCACAGCGAACAGCATGGAGAACAGCACAGCTAACGGCACAGCGAACAGCATGGAGAACGGCACTGAGAACGGCACGGCAAATGGAAAACAGCCGTAG